The DNA segment GCTTCTGCCATGCTGCGGAAGGCATCGTCCAGTTGGGCAATCTCGTCGGCACCAGCTAGAGGTGGATTGAGTCTTTGACCACGAGCCAGACGGAATGAGTTGTCTGTGACTGTGTTGAGACGGATGGAGATACTCTTGAGGAAGTAATACAACAATAGGAAGGCTATGGCGATGTTGACGACGACGCCCACCACCAGGAAGACCTTAACCATGGTCCTACTTCGGTTTTGTTGTTCCGGGCTCTCGTTTTCGATTTTGCGCTCATCCTCAGTCAGGCCCTTAAGCTCGTCCTGCAACTGGTCCGCCAGTTGCCTGATCTGCTTATACATGTGCCTCGCTCTAAACTGGGCTACGTCTACGCGGTTGTCATCGATAGCTGATTTGGCTTCTCCCAGGATTTTTAAGCCGTCTGATGTGATTGTTTTGAGGCGGACAAGAATCTGCTGTTGCTTGTCGTTGTCGCCAACTAGATTGGACAACTCTCCAAGATCGAGCGGAATCTGGCGCACAATCTTGTCATAGCGGTCGCTAAATAGCGGGCTCTTGGTGATACTGTAGCCGCCCATCGCCACACCTGCGTCATAAAAGAGCTTGGACAGGGCGTTGGCTTGCGAAATAATAGCTTTGGAACGGACCTGCCTCTGCACTTCTTCTTCGGCTTTTTGGAGCAAGACAGAGAGAATGATCAAAAACACCAACTCAAAAACGAGCGGTACTAAGACCAGGATAAAACCCTTATGAGAGATTTTAAGGTTGAGGTTTAGTCTCATAAATCCAGGGGAAATCAACTTTGCCAAGGCATGCTTCAGGCATTGTACCCATCCGCCAGCAAAAGCCTACATCCATTAATGGGAAATTTTAGCAGCCATTTTTCGCACAGCGGCATCAATCTGGGCAATTTCATCTGAGCCTTTGAGGGCAGTACCTAGCTCCTCTCCGCGTTCGAGTTTACCTAGATTATCGGACACGGTCTTGAGCCGCCTTAAAATTCCGAAGATAAACACTAGTAGCAAAATTGCCATTAGCGAATTAACTGCCACACCACCGATAATTACCAGTGCCCGGCTTGATCTCTCACTCAACCCACCTGCTACTTCTACACGTTTGCCGTAGGCTCTATTGTCGGCGCGCTCACTAATGCCTGCTAGCTCATCCTGGAGTTGATCTGCGAGTTGTCTTATCTCCTTGTACATGTGCCTGGCTCTAAACTGAGCGACATCTACATGGTTGTCTTCGATAGCTGCTTTTGCCTCAGCCAGGGTCTTAACTCCATCTGTAGTTATCTGCTTTACTCGTTGCATAGAGGCAACGCATTCTTTGTCATCACTGACAAGATCAGACAATTCGGCTACATCTTGCGGTATTTGTTTGACGATAGTATCAAAGCGAGTGGCAAACAGTGGACTCTTAGCAATGCTATAGCCACCCATAGCGACTCCAGAATCGTTAAAGAGCTTGGACAGGGCTGCTGTCTGAGCGTTGATCGCTCGGCACCTAACTTGCTCAGCAACGCGCTCCGAATCCTGCCTGATCATCTCGACAAGCGCGTAGGCAAAACAAAGCTCAAAAATTAGTGACAGGACTACAAGGATAGAGCCCTTGTGCGAGATTTTAACCACTGAATTAATCCTGCTCAGCTAAGCAATTATCATCATTTAGAACAGTCAGATCATTGGTGCTACCAGGGGCAGGCAACTCTATCTCTTGTACCCTTCTACCTCGATTTAATGGCTTGTTATTATCAGCATTATCGGCTTCCTCGCACTGCGCAGAGTCCGATACCGCGGCTGCAGGCAGCGTAATCGGCCTTAGCGGTGACAACCCGCTCCACTCAGCTTTTGTAAGAAATCTCAAGGCCACTAAAGAGCCTGTTATGCAGGTAGAAACGGCCAATGACAACCAGACACCAAAAGCACCATGCGAACAATTCACTGCCAGTAGGTAAGCGAGACTCAAACCTATTACCCAATTGGATACGAAGCTAAAAATCACAGGGATACGGCTGTCATTCATAGCTTGCAGCGAAGCTCCTAAAACCGCTTCCAGAGCTGCAAATGGCAGCCCGAAGGCAGCGACACGAATATAGCCAATAAGAATCAAGCGTGTCGTTTGATCAGTAGTGGCGCTCTCGGCCAAAGGTGCAGCACAACAAAAGAGGACAATACCCGCCAAAACAAGTAGACCAATTGCCAATAAGGTCATACTGTACGAAGCTTGCCACGCTCTCTGCAAACGATTGGAGCCGATGTTTTGGCCAACAGCAACGAGTACCGCCATGGACAGAGCACTCAAAGGCAAAATGGCAAAAGCCTCCAGTCTCTGCCCTATGGTCCAAGCAGCAACAGCTGCAGCCGGCGCATCCAAAAGAGAAAGGATCCAGAATAGGACAAAAGTGCTACTGCACCAGGCGATATCCTGGAGCGCTGCCGGCACTCCACTCACAAGTAGCGGTCTGACAAACAAAAATGGACTTGTAATTGTCGATGGTTTAGACAACTTATCTCTGACCCGAAAGTCCGAACGCCACCATGCCAATGCCGCAATCAAAGCCGCCACGCTATATCCAGAAATGGAAGCGATGGCAATACCAGTGATGCCCGTATCACTTACAGGCCATCCTTTGACCAACAATAAATAGTTAACAAGGACATCTACGCCTGCCATTACAGATAGTGTGATCAATTGAATTCTTGCATTGCCAACTCCGACAAAGGTGGCGTTGATTGTAGATACCACTGCGCAAGGAATGAGTAAGAACGCGACAATATCGAGGTAGCGTTTACCTTCATGAATAGTGACACCACAGTTATTGACACAACCAGAAAAAGAAGCCAGGAGTGCCGTACTGAGACTCAGCATCGAGACAATCATCAGTATCGCCATAACCAGCAGCAAAACAAGCAACTGACCAGTCAGGGACACTAAGTCCTCTTTGCGATTAGCACCATAAGCTTTGGAAGCGAGCGCTGTGCCAGCCGTCGCTAACGACGTGATCACGATTGCACAGATCATCATAAACTGATCGCAAACCCCGATCATCGCCTGCGCCTTGGTACTGAGAATCCCAGCGCACTGTACATGCACCAGATCAACTATTGAAAGACAGAAAGTAGTTACCAATATCGGCCAGGATACTTTCCAAAGGCCTAACCTCAAACTACCCTGGGTAATGGTTTGCCCCTTAATGTACCCTTGTGGACCGGCAAGAACCTCTTCTCCCTGGATAAAGTCTTGCAATTGATTTTGGACACCTGCCGCCATTTCTCGCGTTGCTCGAATACGCATGCTCTATAAACAGCTCCCAATTTGGTGCTAAAACTCTAACCGATCTTGAAAGAAAAGAGTTATTCAGAGTTTAGACTATCAGCAAAACACCTCTAAGAATTATTAGAAAAGCGGGAAGCTCTCAAGGGCTCAGCAAAGCTGATTAAAACAGACTTGGCATGCTCAAATACTAAACTTTAACTTCTACATTTCCAGAACCTTGCCTGACACTTGTTTGATACTACTGGTAGTACCTCAAGTTTAAACAGCAGAAGCAAACAGGAAGCAAAAACTCCAAGGTGCAACAGCAAATCAAACTGGAAACACTGACTAAAAAGTGTCCTCATCTTATGCTGAGTCGCCGGGCTTTCCTTTAGCAATGCCCTCTCTTTTGCTGTCAACTCAGCACATTCATCTTGCAATTTGTCAGCCAGTTCCCTAAGTGCTTTGTACCGATGATGACTCCTAAACCCACAACAAGAATAAATTCGATCATCATCTATCGCTATTCTTGCTTCTCGAAGAATCTTAAGTCCACTTAGAGTATCCAACTCTATAGCCCGAACTAATTCGGTCTGTTTCAGACTTCCACTCGTAAGCGCCCTCAATCTTCGAACTTGATCTGGAATTTCACGACATATAGCCTCATACCGCTCGCTCATAATCCGGCTCTTAGTAATGCTGTAACCACCCATGGCTAATCCCGACTGATGAAAACGTTGCCGAAGTTCATCAACCTGACTGACAAGAAATTTTGCCCGGTGCAATTCCGTTGCCTCCCTTGTCGCTGCACCATTACAGACCAGAAGTAGGCTAAGAAATATCGACTCCAGAAAGACCGGTACAAACAAAAGACTTACTTGTTGTTTAGTCAACTGCGGAAACACACACATCCACCCGAGTGAAGACAGAACAACACCACCAGCAGTACCACCAGAATCAAAATCACGATGACTATAGAAGTACCACTGTAGCAAAAGAAGGCTAGAGCCACCGAGGTGCAACACCAGCAAAGCCAAAATCATGGCATTAAAAACATTTTGCCAACTTATAGCAGTCCCAAGCAAGGTATCGCGAGAACGGCAATAGCTAACACGCAAAGAGCTAACAGTACGATCTAGCTCATCCTCTAGGGCCGGAAGTTGTCCATAAAAGGGCATTACTCCTCTATTTAAATTCTCAGGACAAGCCTCCTTAATGTTGCTCTGAGCCGCCAAAATCAGCTGGTCGCAATTCCTCGCCACGCTCTCTAACTTAGCAAGCTCACGACTCGAACAACTGTCATTTCCGACTATAAACCTAATGTCATCAAAAGTAGAGTTGAGCACAGTATGAGACTTTGATACTTCATAAAACCAAAAAGGTCCTTGAATCGCAGCATTGCAATACAGGGCATAACTCAAACTGCTAAAACGTGATGCCACAACTTTGGACTGGGCAGCTAACGCCTCTGCCTTTAGTTGGTTATTTAGTTCAATCTCTGCATTTTGATGCACACCAAAAAGCGCCCCAAGAGTAATTAGCTCAAACAGCGCAAAAGCAGCAACAGCCAACACTGTGCTGCTAGACATTTGCAAACACTTCGCAAAGCCCCAGTTTTTCAACAAATCACCACTATCTCAAATTGCACGACATACAGACAAATAGACTGATAGACACCTATATCTATCAAAGCACAGCAAAGCCAGGGTTGGACCGCGCCAGAGATGAATTCTCAGACCTTACTTGTTACCCTTCATCAGAGCTTCTTTGATCTTCTGCAGCTTCTCTCTATCAAGAGTCATACCACCAGGTAGCTGGATTGTGGGATTGTTGCCCTGTCCGCTACTTACCGCTGAGCCAGTGCTCGTCGCTGTAGAGCCATAGGGATTTTGTTGATAGCCACTACTGGTAGCACCTGTAGGCTGACTGTAGCTCTGCACCGGCTGCGGCGCCACACTGGCATTGTTACCAGATGATAGCCCGGGCTGGTCAGAGGCCATGTCGTTAAAGATTTGCTTGGTCTCGTCATCCATCATTACTTCAGCCTGACTGGACACACGGGTAAAGCCCTGAGGTACGCCAAAATAAGTGATGGGGATAGCACAAGTTTGAGAGCGGTAAGTGTCCAGTGCGACCGTGGGAGCGCCGTTTTGCACCAGTGAGATACGCAATGGAAAAGACCGAGTATTAGGCAAACCATAAGTGTGCGCAATCATCTCCGAAATCTGGTGCGGTACTTGTATCTCATCTGCCACCCAACAGTCAGCAGCACTGACTTGCTGCCTGTGACCAGCACGGGCACCGACCGAGGCATTGCGGATTGAGTATTGCGTAGCTTTGAGACCAGCGACACCGCTGATACCGCCCCTGGACCATGGTCTATCAGCCAAACTCTGCCCACGCGCCTGCATGCGCTGAGTCACTTCCTGATTCCACTTCTCAAAACTAGAGGTGTAATACTGCCTGGTACGCTCATTGTAAAAAGTGACAGCCCAGCCAGGAGCACAGGTGACGATGGTACAACCCATTTTGGGGCTGACCATACGCAGACCCTCGGGGCTGATATAGATATAAGCGTCACCAAAGTTAGATGACCGCTGCGTCAAGACCCAGCCGCGGCTATCAGCCTGAGCATGGGGCGCCAATGCCAGAGAGACACCAGTCAAGACCCCGAGCAAACCCAGAGCTGGTAATACCTTTGACCACAATCGCACAGCCATATTCACCGCTTATCCTCAACTGACCGGGGACTATTTTAATCCGTCTTTTAAGACTTACCCCTTATATATGTAATAAAAACAGATCCCGCCAATTCCTGCCGTATCCCCGGCAAGCCTCACTGCTGCTTCCACCCGACATCTACTTAAATTTGTTGAGCCTGGTGCGTGGGTCTAGAGCATCGCGCAGGCCGTCGCCTAAAAAGTTAAAGGAGAGCACAGTCAAAAAGATAAACATGGACGGGAAGAAAATCAAATGGGGATGGGCTCTCAAGCTGCGCCAGCCGTCAGATGCCAGAGTACCCCAGGAGCAAGCCGGCGGCGACAAACCAAGACCGATAAAGCTCAAAGTAGACTCGGAGAGTATGGCTGAGGGCACAGTAAATGTCAGAGCGACAATTATCGGACCCAGCGCATTAGGAAAGAGATGCTTCAAAACAACGTTGAGCCCGCTTTGTCCTTGAGCGTAGGCAGCCTCGATAAATTCTTCGTTTTTGAGTTGCAAAAACTGAGCTCGCACAAGCCTAGCTGTACCCATCCAACTGACCAGTCCAAGAGCTATCAAGATACCAATCGTGCCGCGGCCAACAAGCACACCCACGAGGATCATGACGAGCAAATCCGGCAAGCTATAAGCGATATCAACACCGCGCATCAAAAGTGAGTCGAGTTTACCGCCAAAGTATCCAGATATAGCACCGTATACAGTACCAATGACAAAAGCAGTAAGGGCTGTTGTCAGACCGATTGATATGGACAGACGAGCGCCGTAAATAACACGCGCCAGGACATCGCGCCCCAGCTCGTCTGTCCCCATGGGGTGCAGCTGTGAGGGACCGGCTAGATAAATATTGCTGGTTTGATCATATGCAAAGGCACATAGAGGCACATTAAAAGCAGAGAGCAGTGCCACCACACAGATAAGTCCAATTATCACCATACCGGCTACGGCGGTAGGTATCTTGAGCAGGCGCTCCCAGGGAGTGAGAGTAACTTTGCCATCGCTTACTGTGCGTGTTTTGACTGTAGCTGTAGAGTCCATATTAATCCTCCATCCGCATGCGAGGATCCAAAAATTGATATGCGATATCGACAAAAGTATTGGCGATGATAAGCAATACAGCAAAAATCATAGTGGTGCCCAGGATTAAATCATAGTCGCGGTTCATCACCGCAGTGATAAAAAAGCGCCCCATGCCAGGGATAGCATAGATGTATTCGACAACAAAAGAGCCAGTAATCACAATCGCGGTTAGCGGTCCAAGCACTGTCACCACTGGTATCAAACTATTGCGCAGGATATGCTTAACGACTGTATCCCACTCAGATAGACCTTTTGAGCGTGCGGTCCTGACCCAATCTTTTTCTACTATCTCTAGCACGCTGGCTCTAGTCAATCGCGCCAGATAGGCTCCAGGCGAAAACGCCAGAGTAATAGCAGGCAATATGACGTGCCAGGGAGACTCCCAGAGACCGACAGGCAGGGCTTTGAGCTGTATGGCAAAAATAAATATCAGCCCAGCACCAATGACAAAACCTGGCACCGAAATACCAAGAGTACTGAGTAGCATGGCAAAAAAGTCTTGTTTACCGCCGCGACCAAGGGCGGCAATAGCACCCAGCGGTACGCCAAAAACCACAGCCAGAGTAAGTGCCACAAAGCCTAACTGACAGGATACTGGCAGAGCGTCAAAGAGGATATCGTTAACTGTGCGATTGACGTATTTGTAAGAGACACCCAGGTCGCCACGAGCTAGCCTGGCGATGTAGAGCACATACTGCTCAGGGACAGGTTTGTCGAGATGGTATTTAGCATTGAGGTTGGCCACTATCTCTGGTGGCAAGTTTTTTTCTGAGTCAAAGGGACCACCCGGTACGATACGCACCAGCAAAAAAGTCAGTGATGCCACAATCAAGAGCACCGGTATGGCCATCAAAAAGCGTTTGATGATAAGACCTAGCATTAGTTTTTGCCCTCCGGCTCTGTGGCGCCGACAGTGACATTTTTAAAAAATTGTAAGTCCAGGGGATTGATAGCGATGCCTTTGACCCAGGGTTTGATCATGATGTTTTGCGTAGCAAAGTAGGCTGGCACAATTGGTACAGCCTCACTGCACAGCATTTTATCAGCTTGCCGGTAGAGGTCGGCGCGTTTAGTCACATCTTGTTCAGCTTGAGCAAGACCGATTAGCTTATCGTAGTCAGCACTTTTCCAGCGCGTATGGTTATTACCGTTGTAGCCGGTAAAGAGATTCATAAAAGTCTCAGGATCGGGAAAGTCCGCTCCCCACGAATCTCTAAACATCTGAGGCGGGTCTCTACGGGTGGTGGCTAGATAGACTTTCCATTCTTGATTAACGAGGTCGACGTGTACGCCGAGATTACGCTTAATCTCATCTTGAGTGGCTTCTACCACCAGTCTTACGTCTTCACGGTTAGGATAGAGCAGCTTGGTCTCAGGGAAGTTTTTGCCACCCTCAAACCCTGCGTCAGCGAGATACTTACGAGCCAGAGCTTGATCGTAGTTGAGTCCACTATCGGCACTATAGCCAGCGAGCCCTTGCGGAATCCAGCTACTTGTCGGTCTTTCGCCCCGACGCAAAATCTTAGGAAAGACCGATCTATCGATAGAGAGTGCAAAAGCTTTGCGCACACGGACATCGTCAAAAGGTTTTTTATTGACGTTAAAAGCGAGGTAATAGCCTCTCAACAGAGGGAAGTTTTTATACTCCGGTGAGTTGCGGAAGCGCTCCACATCCGGCGTGGCAAAACTTCTATTGTCGACAAAATCGAGCTCGTTATTTTCGTATAGAGCAAATGCTGTGGATGCTTCGGGCACCATAAACATCTTTATCTTAGAGACTTTTGGTGGTCCTTCAAAAAATTTCTCGTTTGCACTGAGTTCGATTTTGTATTCATGCTGCCAGTGAGTAAGCTTAAAAGGTCCGTTTGTGACGAGGTTTTCGGGCTCCGTCCAACGGTCTTTGTAGCGCTCTACGAGGTCCTGCCTCTGGGGAAAGCTCGGACAAAATGCAGTCAAATATATAAAGTAAGCAGCGGGCTTTTGCAGCCTGACCTCAAAAGTACGGGCATCGATAGCCTTAAAGCCCAGCGTTGACGGGTCTTTGACCTTACCTATGTTGTAGTCACGGGCACCGACTATGTCATAAAGAAAGAACGCATACTGCGCAGCAGTAGCTGGAGTCAAAAGACGGCGCCAGGCATACTCAAAATCGTAGGCAGTGACTGGTTTGCCATCGGTCCAGACAACATTGTCGCGCAGGTGGAAGACATAACGCTTACCATTATCAAGTACATCCCAACTGGCAGCACAGGCTGGTTTGCATTGCAAATCATTGGAGTATTGAGTCAACCCCACCATTAAGTTGGAGACCACATCAAAAGATGTGGAGTCAGTGGATGTATGCCAATCAAGACCGGGCGGCTCAGTGCCGAGGTTGACTCGGAGCACGCCGTCTTCATATAGCTTACGCAGCCTGGGGGCATTGGCCGTGGTGCTGACGTTTGAGCCATCACCAGACCCGCCACTACATCCATATAAGGAAGTAGCGAGCAAAAGCGCTGGAGCAAGCAGAGTGACAAAGCTTAGAGCCGATAAATATTTGTCTCTTACTGATGGGTAAGGGATCAATTTTGCACGACCGGTTGGCAAGCGATTGGACCAAAAGCGCTTGAGAAGTACGGTTTGTAACTTGAGTCCGAGATGATTCTTAACGAACAAAGTTAAATGCCTGCCATAAATGCCAATTAAAACCCTTTATTTGTAGCGCATATCGCGCTTTTATCTATAAATACGTACTAAATACTTGCCAACAAGCCGCTGAGATAGACAGATATTCTAGCTTTGTTGACAGTTTTTCGGGCTCCTGGATATACTAACTGCACGCCTCCGACGAGGCCGTTTTGGTTTGCGTTCTTTTTAAGAGCGCAAAATACCGTAGTGAACTAGCCCTTGGGAGTTTAGTCATGGCTAAGAAAGATGATCGCATAATCATCACACTGGCTTGTGGAGAATGCAAAAGACGCAACTACACAACCATGAAAAATAAGAGAAACGATCCAGATAGACTTAATTTGGCAAAATACTGCAAGTCTTGCCGTCGCTCTATCGAGCACAAAGAGACTAAGAAGTAATTGCCCTTGACCTGCGACTGCAGGTCGGCGCGCGCTCTTAGTTTAGTGGCAAAACAAGGGTCTCCAAAACCTTTGATGAGGGTTCGATTCCTTCAGAGCGCGAATTATCACAGCGGATCAAAAGATGGCCAACGTAAACGAGGACGATGCGAAAGCATCAACAAAACTTATGGAAGTAGTATCGTCCGACTCGGGAGACAAATCACCCAAGAAGCATGAAGCCAAAGAAGCTTCAGGTCTTACAGGTGTGATGCAGTTTCTCAGAGAAGTGGCCATCGAGCACCGCAAAATCACCTGGCCTGATCGCCCACAAATCATTCGCGAGACCTGGAGTGTGATAGTGCTGGTGGCGGCAATTACCATCATGGTGCTGGGCATCGACTGGGTATTGGGACATGCGGTCTTTGGACCGCTCGAGCACTGGGCAAAGATGTACGGTGCTGGAGTGGGCAGGGGTTAAGGAGCAAAACTGTAAGATGGCCTTTATCAAGACTGACGGGCAAAGACGATGGTATGCAGTACAAACTGCATCCGGTCATGAAAACAAAGTCAAAGAACACATCGAAAAGCGCATCGTCACTATGGGTGCTCAAGACCGTATTTTTGGCGTAATCGTCCCAGAAAAAATGGTAACCAAAGTCAAGGATGGCAAGCGCGTCGAAAAACGCGAACGCGAGTATCCAGGTTACGTATTTGTAGAAATGATTCTTGACGACGACTCCTGGAGAGTAGTTAGAGAAGCTCCTGGTGTAACGAAATATGTGGGCGCAGGTAAGAAACCTACACCTGTTCAAGACTCAGAAATTCGCAAGATTTTGAGACGTCAAATGGCTATGACAGGCATGAAGGGCAAGAAACCTGCCGCCATCGACGTCAAGGTCGGAGACTTTGTACGCATCACTGGCGGACCGTTTGCCGACTTTACTGGAGAAGTTACAGAAGTAAACCTGGAGCGAGAGCGCATCAAGGCTTCTGTTATCATCTTCGGTCGCGCAACTCCAGTCGAACTGGAGTTCAACCAGGTTATAAAAGTGTAAATGTGGTGGACATACAGCGCGGCTCACCATATGATCGATTATTCCGCGCGCATACATTTGATATATCAACCGTAGGAACGTAACTGTGAAAAAGGTAGTTGGCAAAGTAAAACTTCAGATTCAAGCCGGTAAGGCTAATCCCGCACCGCCCATCGGTCCGGCATTGGGTCAACATGGCGTGAACATCATGCAATTCTGCAAAGAGTACAACGCCAAAACCCAGGACAAAGCTGGCTCGGTTGTACCTGTAGAAATTACCGTATACGAAGATAGATCATTCGATTTTATCCTCAAAACCCCTCCAGCAGCTGAGCTAATCAAAAAGGCTGCCAATGTTGAGAAAGGCTCCGCCGCTCCCAACAAAAACAAAGTAGGCACCTTGACCAAAGCCAAGGTTACCGAAATCGCCAAAATCAAAATGCCCGACCTCAACTCAACAACTCTTGAGGCCGCCGAAAAAATGATTGTGGGCACCGCCCGCAACATGGGTATCACTGTCGTCGACTAATTGCTCTGGCAATCGGCAATCGTTATATAAGAACTGAACAAAACTAGGAATTTCCAACAATGGCTACGCTGACTAAAAGACGTGAAAAGCTCGAAAAATTCTATACCGAGCACAATGAAGCTACGACTGCTGATGAAGCAATCAAAGCGCTCAAGGCTGAAAATTCCGTCAAGTTTGACCAGACAGTAGAAGTTCACTTCAAGCTGGGCGTCAATCCTAAGTTGAACGATCAGCAAGTCCGCTCCACCGTCAACCTACCTGGTGGTACCGGCAAAGAAGTGCGCGTGGCTGTTGTAGCCAAAGGCGACAAACTCAAAGAAGCTCAGGATGCTGGCGCTGATCACGCTGGAGCCGAA comes from the Candidatus Obscuribacter sp. genome and includes:
- the secE gene encoding preprotein translocase subunit SecE, which encodes MANVNEDDAKASTKLMEVVSSDSGDKSPKKHEAKEASGLTGVMQFLREVAIEHRKITWPDRPQIIRETWSVIVLVAAITIMVLGIDWVLGHAVFGPLEHWAKMYGAGVGRG
- a CDS encoding ABC transporter permease → MDSTATVKTRTVSDGKVTLTPWERLLKIPTAVAGMVIIGLICVVALLSAFNVPLCAFAYDQTSNIYLAGPSQLHPMGTDELGRDVLARVIYGARLSISIGLTTALTAFVIGTVYGAISGYFGGKLDSLLMRGVDIAYSLPDLLVMILVGVLVGRGTIGILIALGLVSWMGTARLVRAQFLQLKNEEFIEAAYAQGQSGLNVVLKHLFPNALGPIIVALTFTVPSAILSESTLSFIGLGLSPPACSWGTLASDGWRSLRAHPHLIFFPSMFIFLTVLSFNFLGDGLRDALDPRTRLNKFK
- a CDS encoding CHASE3 domain-containing protein produces the protein MVKISHKGSILVVLSLIFELCFAYALVEMIRQDSERVAEQVRCRAINAQTAALSKLFNDSGVAMGGYSIAKSPLFATRFDTIVKQIPQDVAELSDLVSDDKECVASMQRVKQITTDGVKTLAEAKAAIEDNHVDVAQFRARHMYKEIRQLADQLQDELAGISERADNRAYGKRVEVAGGLSERSSRALVIIGGVAVNSLMAILLLVFIFGILRRLKTVSDNLGKLERGEELGTALKGSDEIAQIDAAVRKMAAKISH
- the nusG gene encoding transcription termination/antitermination factor NusG codes for the protein MAFIKTDGQRRWYAVQTASGHENKVKEHIEKRIVTMGAQDRIFGVIVPEKMVTKVKDGKRVEKREREYPGYVFVEMILDDDSWRVVREAPGVTKYVGAGKKPTPVQDSEIRKILRRQMAMTGMKGKKPAAIDVKVGDFVRITGGPFADFTGEVTEVNLERERIKASVIIFGRATPVELEFNQVIKV
- a CDS encoding ABC transporter permease, whose amino-acid sequence is MLGLIIKRFLMAIPVLLIVASLTFLLVRIVPGGPFDSEKNLPPEIVANLNAKYHLDKPVPEQYVLYIARLARGDLGVSYKYVNRTVNDILFDALPVSCQLGFVALTLAVVFGVPLGAIAALGRGGKQDFFAMLLSTLGISVPGFVIGAGLIFIFAIQLKALPVGLWESPWHVILPAITLAFSPGAYLARLTRASVLEIVEKDWVRTARSKGLSEWDTVVKHILRNSLIPVVTVLGPLTAIVITGSFVVEYIYAIPGMGRFFITAVMNRDYDLILGTTMIFAVLLIIANTFVDIAYQFLDPRMRMED
- the rpmG gene encoding 50S ribosomal protein L33 gives rise to the protein MAKKDDRIIITLACGECKRRNYTTMKNKRNDPDRLNLAKYCKSCRRSIEHKETKK
- a CDS encoding peptide ABC transporter substrate-binding protein, which encodes MFVKNHLGLKLQTVLLKRFWSNRLPTGRAKLIPYPSVRDKYLSALSFVTLLAPALLLATSLYGCSGGSGDGSNVSTTANAPRLRKLYEDGVLRVNLGTEPPGLDWHTSTDSTSFDVVSNLMVGLTQYSNDLQCKPACAASWDVLDNGKRYVFHLRDNVVWTDGKPVTAYDFEYAWRRLLTPATAAQYAFFLYDIVGARDYNIGKVKDPSTLGFKAIDARTFEVRLQKPAAYFIYLTAFCPSFPQRQDLVERYKDRWTEPENLVTNGPFKLTHWQHEYKIELSANEKFFEGPPKVSKIKMFMVPEASTAFALYENNELDFVDNRSFATPDVERFRNSPEYKNFPLLRGYYLAFNVNKKPFDDVRVRKAFALSIDRSVFPKILRRGERPTSSWIPQGLAGYSADSGLNYDQALARKYLADAGFEGGKNFPETKLLYPNREDVRLVVEATQDEIKRNLGVHVDLVNQEWKVYLATTRRDPPQMFRDSWGADFPDPETFMNLFTGYNGNNHTRWKSADYDKLIGLAQAEQDVTKRADLYRQADKMLCSEAVPIVPAYFATQNIMIKPWVKGIAINPLDLQFFKNVTVGATEPEGKN
- the rplK gene encoding 50S ribosomal protein L11, whose product is MKKVVGKVKLQIQAGKANPAPPIGPALGQHGVNIMQFCKEYNAKTQDKAGSVVPVEITVYEDRSFDFILKTPPAAELIKKAANVEKGSAAPNKNKVGTLTKAKVTEIAKIKMPDLNSTTLEAAEKMIVGTARNMGITVVD